The genomic DNA CACCGACGCTTTCCTCGTCGGACAACCCACGTTCTCGTGTACTGGCAGTGTGGGCATCGGTGCCGCCGGGTCATGCCTCCATGATACTAAACTAGGTGGCTGGAACACGACTTTACCCTTAACCAATCCATGTCTATCGTACTCATCTTGTGGGCGGGATCAATGGGGCTAGGTCTCTGGGGGCCGGCCTGGGCGGTGGCGCTCTCCACCGCGATGACGCTGGCGGTCTTTGTCATGGGCCAGCCGCAGGCCTTCAGCGGCATCTTCGGATGGGGGTACGCCGGCGCGCTGGCGGCATCGCCGTGGGTATTGGCCGGGGAGCGGCGGCGGGTCGGCCGCATCATCCGCCGCTACCAGCAGGAACAGGGAGCGCGGCTCGCGCGCGTGTCGGATGCTTCACGCGCGCTCCTGAGCGTGCAGGCCCTCAACGAATCGCAAGAGTGCCGGATCACTCAGATGGCCGATCTCTACCACGTCACCAAGGAAACCAGCCGAGCGCTGCGCATGGCCGAGCTGTTTCGCATCTTTCTCGTGTTAGCGCCCCGGCTGCTGCATGTGCGCGGATGGCGGCTCATCGATCTGACGCCAACACCGCCGACGGCGTTCCGCGCGGCCGCGGCGGCCGACGGGAGCTTTCAGATGGCATCCGCCGGCCCGCTGCTTCCCCAGGAAGAAGGCCTCGTTGCGCAAACGGCGAGCACAAGCCAGGTGGTGCGTGTGGCGCCACCCCTGTGCGCCATCGCGCTCGCGCGTGAGCAGCGGCCGGTCGCGGTTCTTGTCGCGGAGGATCTGCCCGAATCAGAGGAAGCGGTGTTGGCGATCGTGGCGAACCAG from Candidatus Omnitrophota bacterium includes the following:
- a CDS encoding GGDEF domain-containing protein, whose protein sequence is MGLGLWGPAWAVALSTAMTLAVFVMGQPQAFSGIFGWGYAGALAASPWVLAGERRRVGRIIRRYQQEQGARLARVSDASRALLSVQALNESQECRITQMADLYHVTKETSRALRMAELFRIFLVLAPRLLHVRGWRLIDLTPTPPTAFRAAAAADGSFQMASAGPLLPQEEGLVAQTASTSQVVRVAPPLCAIALAREQRPVAVLVAEDLPESEEAVLAIVANQLSLQCSRIILYEQVEAMAVTDALTGLFVRGHFMSRAREEIARCTRHGLVSVLLMVDLDWFKQKNDTYGHLVGDVVLQQVAKRLQQRLRDIDLLARFGGEEFILLLIETELAEAVPIADRIRQLVEEAPIRAYDETLQQTVSIGLAAYPTHASTLEELIDHADQALYAAKRSGRNRVVVWDQTAGTATQDA